In Rhizobiales bacterium NRL2, a genomic segment contains:
- a CDS encoding SsrA-binding protein, translated as MIVGRVVAENRKARHNYFIEDTMEAGLVLTGTEVKSLRAGRANIAESYASPERGELWLINAHIPEYKQGNRNNHEPRRPRKLLMRSREIGRLIGARQKEGMTLVPLKLYFNDRGIAKLMLGVAKGKKQHDKRQSQKDKDWQRQKQRLLRAKG; from the coding sequence ATCATCGTGGGACGGGTCGTCGCGGAAAACAGGAAGGCGCGCCACAACTACTTCATCGAGGACACGATGGAGGCGGGACTGGTGCTGACCGGCACCGAGGTGAAATCGCTGCGCGCCGGGCGCGCCAACATCGCCGAGAGCTACGCCTCGCCCGAACGCGGCGAGCTGTGGCTGATCAACGCCCATATCCCCGAATACAAGCAGGGCAACCGCAACAATCACGAGCCGCGGCGGCCGCGCAAGCTGCTGATGCGCAGCCGCGAGATCGGCCGGCTGATCGGCGCGCGCCAGAAGGAAGGCATGACCCTGGTGCCGTTGAAGCTCTACTTCAACGACCGGGGCATCGCCAAGCTGATGCTCGGCGTGGCCAAGGGCAAGAAACAGCACGACAAGCGCCAGTCCCAGAAGGACAAGGACTGGCAGCGCCAGAAGCAGCGCCTGCTGCGCGCCAAGGGCTGA
- a CDS encoding C4-dicarboxylate ABC transporter permease: protein MEVLLLAGLVLLLLSLRQSVILILFAAAAYVHFVWGDGELTYLIEDLWTSVNREVLLAIPMFVLAGNIMTRGSIARRLIDIMRALTQWLPGGLAVCTILSCAVFAALSGSSPVTLLAVGSIMYPALIAQGYPKKFSLGALASAGTLGIVIPPSIPLILYGIVTEQSIVDLFLAGIVPGLLLTVVLTAYSLFHNRHIEAFPFEVRQLGRALKDGVFALMTPAILLGGIYSGFFSATEAAAVAVGYAVLVEIFIHRELQPRDFYGIAVETSRLLGTLLPIVAIALSINLLLTAERIPQELAVWMTSLVDSPFAFLVILNIFLLIVGCLVDIGAAILILAPILLPIAQAYGIDPIHFGIIMVVNLEIGYITPPIGLNLIVAMTAFKEDFLLICRSVLPFIALMVFVLILVVWIPGLSLWLVR from the coding sequence ATGGAAGTCCTCCTCCTCGCCGGCCTCGTCCTGCTCCTGCTCTCGCTCCGGCAGAGCGTGATCCTGATCCTGTTCGCCGCCGCGGCCTATGTGCATTTCGTCTGGGGCGACGGCGAGCTCACCTACCTGATCGAGGACCTGTGGACCAGCGTGAACCGGGAGGTGCTGCTGGCCATCCCGATGTTCGTGCTGGCCGGCAACATCATGACCCGGGGCTCGATCGCACGGCGCCTGATCGACATCATGCGGGCGCTGACCCAGTGGCTGCCCGGCGGCCTCGCGGTCTGCACCATCCTGTCCTGCGCGGTGTTCGCCGCGCTCTCGGGCTCCTCGCCGGTGACGCTGCTGGCGGTGGGCTCGATCATGTACCCGGCGCTGATCGCCCAGGGCTATCCGAAGAAGTTCTCCCTCGGCGCCCTGGCCTCGGCGGGCACGCTGGGCATCGTCATCCCGCCGTCGATCCCGCTGATCCTCTACGGCATCGTCACCGAGCAATCGATCGTCGACCTCTTCCTGGCCGGCATCGTGCCGGGGCTGCTGCTGACCGTGGTGCTGACGGCCTATTCGCTGTTCCACAACCGCCATATCGAAGCCTTCCCCTTCGAGGTCCGCCAGCTCGGCCGTGCGCTGAAGGACGGCGTCTTCGCGCTGATGACGCCGGCGATCCTGCTGGGGGGTATCTATTCGGGGTTCTTCTCGGCCACCGAGGCGGCGGCCGTGGCGGTGGGCTACGCCGTGCTGGTGGAGATCTTCATCCACCGCGAGCTGCAGCCGCGCGACTTCTACGGCATCGCCGTGGAGACCTCGCGCCTGCTCGGCACGCTGCTGCCCATCGTCGCCATCGCGCTCTCGATCAACCTGCTGCTGACCGCCGAGCGCATCCCGCAGGAGCTGGCGGTCTGGATGACCAGCCTGGTCGACAGCCCGTTCGCCTTCCTGGTGATCCTCAACATATTCCTGCTGATCGTCGGCTGCCTGGTCGACATCGGCGCCGCCATCCTGATCCTGGCCCCCATCCTGCTGCCCATCGCCCAGGCCTATGGCATCGACCCGATCCACTTCGGCATCATCATGGTGGTGAACCTGGAGATCGGCTACATCACCCCGCCGATCGGGCTCAACCTGATCGTCGCCATGACGGCGTTCAAGGAGGATTTCCTGCTGATCTGCCGCTCGGTGCTGCCCTTCATCGCACTGATGGTGTTCGTGCTGATCCTGGTGGTCTGGATCCCCGGGCTCTCGCTCTGGCTGGTGCGCTGA
- a CDS encoding 3-methyladenine DNA glycosylase translates to MSEGLIEGADGLPRCGWHGGLDDYRAYHDDEWGRPETDDIRLFEKICLEGFQSGLSWLTILRKRENFRAAFDGFDYRRVAEYGEGDVERLLADAGIVRHRKKIESTINNARRAMELEREAGGLARFFWSFEPDPDARPDPVTHAHIMANPTTPFSTRLSKELKKRGWSFVGPTTAYAFMQAMGLVNDHIEGCAFRARVEDERAALKRP, encoded by the coding sequence ATGAGCGAGGGCCTGATCGAGGGGGCCGACGGGCTCCCCCGCTGCGGCTGGCATGGCGGGCTCGACGACTACCGCGCCTACCATGACGACGAATGGGGCCGGCCGGAAACCGACGACATCCGCCTGTTCGAGAAGATCTGCCTGGAGGGCTTCCAGTCGGGGCTGAGCTGGCTGACCATCCTGCGCAAGCGCGAGAACTTCCGCGCCGCCTTCGACGGCTTCGACTACCGGCGCGTCGCCGAATACGGCGAGGGGGATGTGGAGCGGCTGCTGGCCGACGCCGGCATCGTGCGTCACCGGAAGAAGATCGAATCGACCATCAACAACGCCCGCCGGGCGATGGAGCTGGAACGGGAGGCGGGCGGCCTCGCGCGGTTCTTCTGGAGCTTCGAGCCGGACCCGGACGCGCGGCCCGACCCGGTGACCCATGCGCACATCATGGCCAATCCGACGACGCCCTTTTCCACGCGGCTGTCGAAGGAGCTGAAGAAGCGCGGCTGGAGCTTCGTCGGCCCGACCACCGCCTATGCCTTCATGCAGGCCATGGGGCTGGTCAACGACCACATCGAGGGCTGCGCCTTCCGCGCCCGGGTCGAGGACGAACGCGCGGCGCTGAAGCGGCCGTAA
- a CDS encoding ATP:cob(I)alamin adenosyltransferase has protein sequence MVTLSKIYTRGGDKGQTSLSDGSRRAKTDPLIEAYGAVDETNAAIGVARLHTDGEADAMLARIQNDLFDLGADLATPHAESYKWEPLRIVQTQVDRLEAEIDAMNERLEPLKSFILPGGGAAAAQLHMARTICRRAERLMWRAAETAEISDAALKYVNRLSDHLFVLGRVLNDDGRADVLWTPGANR, from the coding sequence ATGGTGACGCTGTCGAAGATCTACACCCGCGGCGGGGACAAGGGGCAGACGTCGCTCTCCGACGGCTCGCGGCGGGCGAAGACGGATCCGCTGATCGAGGCCTATGGCGCGGTCGACGAGACCAACGCCGCCATCGGCGTCGCCCGTCTGCACACGGACGGCGAGGCCGACGCCATGCTGGCGCGCATCCAGAACGACCTGTTCGATCTCGGCGCCGATCTCGCGACGCCCCATGCCGAAAGCTACAAGTGGGAGCCGCTGCGCATCGTCCAGACGCAGGTCGACCGCCTGGAGGCGGAGATCGACGCGATGAACGAACGCCTCGAGCCGCTGAAGAGCTTCATCCTGCCCGGCGGCGGCGCGGCGGCGGCGCAGCTTCACATGGCGCGCACGATCTGCCGCCGCGCCGAGCGGCTGATGTGGCGCGCCGCCGAGACGGCCGAGATCAGCGACGCAGCGCTGAAATACGTCAACCGCCTGTCGGACCACCTCTTCGTCCTTGGCCGGGTGCTGAACGACGACGGCCGCGCCGACGTGCTCTGGACGCCGGGAGCGAACCGCTGA
- a CDS encoding methyltransferase, giving the protein MASKALFVALHVGVFTRLSEGPKSAAELAREAGVRENRMTTLLTALNSIGLLVREGSAFANSPGAQAFLVQGAKYDFGDYLRFQIDRQMFPFMQGLEAVVKDDMEPEQIDSYARWMDDPEEARLYSESQHSGSLGPARTLARMVDLSEARSLLDVAGGTGAFAIELCRAWPNLKVTILDFPNVVKLGETFVAEAGLSDRIDFIPGNALETEWPEGQDALIMSYLFNGVPGESIPDLARHAYRVLNPGGRYIVHDFMVEDDRSGPTLAALWQLQHMAFTPAAKSITPDWVSGVMEGAGFTGIRVEELIPAMTKVVMATRPKD; this is encoded by the coding sequence ATGGCGTCGAAGGCGCTGTTCGTCGCACTGCATGTCGGCGTCTTCACCCGGCTGTCCGAAGGACCGAAATCCGCCGCCGAACTGGCGCGGGAGGCCGGCGTGCGCGAGAACCGCATGACCACGCTGCTCACCGCGCTCAACTCCATCGGCCTGCTGGTGCGGGAGGGTTCGGCCTTCGCCAACTCGCCCGGCGCGCAGGCCTTCCTGGTCCAGGGCGCCAAGTACGACTTCGGCGACTATCTGCGCTTCCAGATCGACCGCCAGATGTTTCCCTTCATGCAGGGCCTCGAGGCCGTCGTGAAGGACGACATGGAGCCCGAACAGATCGATTCCTACGCCCGCTGGATGGACGACCCGGAGGAGGCGCGGCTCTATTCCGAGAGCCAGCATTCCGGCTCGCTCGGCCCGGCCCGGACGCTCGCCCGCATGGTCGACCTGTCGGAGGCGCGCAGCCTGCTGGACGTCGCCGGCGGCACCGGCGCCTTCGCCATCGAACTCTGCCGCGCCTGGCCGAACCTGAAGGTCACCATCCTCGACTTCCCGAACGTGGTGAAGCTGGGCGAGACCTTCGTCGCCGAGGCCGGCCTGTCGGACCGCATCGACTTCATCCCCGGCAACGCGCTGGAGACCGAATGGCCGGAGGGTCAGGACGCGCTGATCATGTCGTATCTGTTCAACGGCGTCCCCGGCGAGTCGATCCCCGACCTGGCGCGCCACGCCTATCGCGTCCTCAACCCCGGCGGGCGCTACATCGTCCACGACTTCATGGTCGAGGACGACCGCTCCGGCCCGACGCTGGCCGCGCTCTGGCAGCTGCAGCACATGGCCTTCACCCCGGCGGCGAAGTCGATCACGCCCGACTGGGTCAGCGGCGTGATGGAGGGCGCGGGCTTTACCGGCATCCGCGTCGAAGAGCTGATTCCGGCCATGACCAAGGTCGTGATGGCGACCAGGCCGAAGGACTGA